The following are from one region of the Streptomyces fradiae genome:
- a CDS encoding FecCD family ABC transporter permease: MSLPRTTTPRMATTLRLEFGPFGAALRLRVALTAVALVLIGFAGLVASVSLGTYAIPVGDALNAVLGTGEGAADLIIHELRLPRALTALMVGAAFGLAGAVYQAVTRNPLASPDLIGIAAGSGVGAVGAILVGGVTAAGAGTFVAVPFGALAGALLTSAAIYLLAFRDGTITGYRFVLVGIAANGALVALTRWMLARADIDQASRAMVWLTGSLNGRGYEHVQWAGLALALLLPLTVALARPYQLLQYDDDTARSLGIPLRYARIALLVLATCLTALATSAAGPIAFVALGAPQIARRLAGTPGIPMVCSALTGAVLLILADLAARTVLAPTELPVGVLTGAVGAPYLLLLLARTNRAGKGG, translated from the coding sequence TCACCGCCGTCGCCCTCGTCCTGATCGGCTTCGCGGGCCTTGTCGCCTCGGTGTCGCTCGGTACGTACGCCATCCCCGTCGGCGACGCCCTGAACGCCGTCCTCGGCACCGGCGAAGGCGCCGCGGACCTGATCATCCACGAGCTGCGCCTCCCGCGCGCGCTGACGGCCCTCATGGTCGGCGCCGCGTTCGGCCTGGCCGGCGCCGTCTACCAGGCCGTCACCCGCAACCCGCTCGCCAGCCCCGACCTCATCGGCATCGCGGCGGGATCCGGCGTCGGCGCGGTCGGTGCCATACTCGTCGGCGGCGTCACCGCCGCCGGTGCGGGAACGTTCGTGGCCGTGCCCTTCGGCGCCCTGGCCGGCGCGCTGCTCACCTCCGCCGCCATCTACCTGCTGGCCTTCCGGGACGGCACCATCACCGGCTACCGCTTCGTCCTCGTCGGCATCGCCGCCAACGGCGCACTGGTCGCCCTCACCCGCTGGATGCTCGCCCGCGCCGACATCGACCAGGCGTCCCGGGCCATGGTGTGGCTCACCGGCAGCCTCAACGGACGCGGCTACGAGCACGTCCAGTGGGCCGGGCTCGCCCTCGCGCTGCTGCTGCCGCTGACCGTGGCGCTGGCCCGCCCGTACCAACTGCTCCAGTACGACGACGACACCGCCCGCAGCCTCGGCATCCCGCTGCGGTACGCCCGCATCGCGCTGCTCGTCCTCGCCACCTGCCTGACCGCCCTGGCCACCTCGGCGGCCGGCCCGATCGCCTTCGTCGCCCTCGGCGCACCGCAGATCGCCCGCCGGCTCGCGGGCACCCCCGGCATCCCGATGGTGTGCAGCGCGCTCACCGGGGCCGTCCTGCTCATCCTGGCCGACCTCGCCGCCCGGACCGTCCTCGCCCCGACGGAACTGCCCGTCGGCGTGCTCACCGGCGCCGTCGGCGCCCCGTACCTGCTGCTGCTCCTCGCCCGCACCAACCGGGCCGGAAAGGGAGGCTGA
- a CDS encoding ABC transporter ATP-binding protein gives MTSQGMTSQLTEATSAALTGTGLRLGYGDRLVAEDLDLSIPAGKVTALVGPNACGKSTALRALARLLKPAGGTVHLEGEDIAGLSARDFALRLALLPQTPSAPDGITVRDLVARGRTPHQRWWRQWSSTDEAAVDAALTATGAADLATRSIDELSGGQRQRVWIAMALAQDTPVLLLDEPTTYLDLAHQVDVLELVAELNRVDGRTVVMVLHELNLACRYADHLIAMRDGQVIAAGTPSDVVTPDLVQDVFGLRAAVIDCPVAGTPLVIPEGGHRAAR, from the coding sequence ATGACCTCACAGGGCATGACCTCACAGCTCACCGAAGCCACGTCCGCCGCCCTGACCGGGACCGGCCTGCGCCTCGGCTACGGCGACCGCCTCGTCGCCGAGGACCTCGACCTGAGCATCCCGGCGGGGAAGGTCACCGCGCTCGTCGGCCCCAACGCCTGCGGCAAGTCCACCGCCCTGCGCGCCCTCGCCCGGCTCCTGAAGCCGGCCGGCGGCACCGTCCACCTGGAGGGCGAGGACATCGCCGGCCTGTCCGCCCGCGACTTCGCGCTGCGCCTCGCCCTGCTCCCCCAGACCCCCAGCGCGCCCGACGGCATCACCGTCCGCGACCTGGTGGCCCGCGGCCGCACCCCGCACCAGCGCTGGTGGCGCCAGTGGTCCTCCACCGACGAGGCCGCCGTCGACGCCGCCCTGACGGCCACCGGGGCGGCCGACCTGGCCACCCGCTCCATCGACGAGCTCTCCGGAGGGCAGCGCCAGCGCGTCTGGATCGCCATGGCCCTCGCCCAGGACACCCCCGTCCTGCTCCTCGACGAGCCGACGACCTACCTCGACCTGGCCCACCAGGTCGACGTCCTCGAACTCGTCGCGGAACTCAACCGCGTGGACGGACGCACGGTCGTGATGGTCCTGCACGAACTGAACCTCGCCTGCCGCTACGCGGACCATCTCATCGCCATGCGCGACGGCCAGGTCATCGCTGCGGGCACCCCCTCGGACGTCGTCACCCCGGACCTCGTCCAGGACGTCTTCGGGCTGCGCGCGGCCGTCATCGACTGCCCCGTGGCGGGCACCCCGCTCGTCATCCCGGAGGGAGGTCACCGAGCGGCGCGGTGA
- a CDS encoding MFS transporter has translation MRPWRFVLWFGTVSLLADFVYEGARSVTGPLLASLGATALVVGVVTGAGEAAALGLRLVSGPLADRTRRFWGLAIAGYALTVVSVPLLGATGTLWVACALVIAERVGKAVRSPAKDTMLSHATAATGRGRGFAVHEAMDQIGALVGPLIVAGMLALTGGDYGPALGVLAVPGLAVLGLLFWLRARVPDPEAYEREATAADPPEMRGGRLPRAFWTYAAFTAATTTGLATFGVLSFHLVERQLLSAAWVPVLYAAAMAVDAVAALATGWLYDRHGARVLIALPVLTAGVVTLGFTDTVAVAVAGSLVWGAAMGIQESTLRAVVADLVPSGRRATAYGLFAGVVGVASLAGGALVGGLYGYSIPVLITVVVTVQALAVVLLAALRTAAPRR, from the coding sequence ATGCGGCCGTGGCGGTTCGTTCTGTGGTTCGGCACTGTGAGCCTGCTCGCGGACTTCGTGTACGAGGGCGCCCGGTCGGTCACGGGGCCGCTGCTGGCCTCGTTGGGGGCGACCGCACTGGTCGTCGGGGTGGTCACGGGTGCCGGTGAGGCGGCGGCGCTGGGGCTGCGGCTGGTGTCCGGCCCGCTGGCCGACCGTACCCGCCGGTTCTGGGGGCTGGCGATCGCCGGGTACGCGCTGACGGTCGTCTCGGTTCCGCTCCTTGGCGCGACCGGGACCCTGTGGGTCGCGTGCGCGCTGGTGATCGCCGAACGGGTCGGCAAGGCGGTCCGTTCCCCGGCGAAGGACACCATGCTGTCCCACGCCACGGCCGCGACCGGGCGGGGCCGGGGCTTCGCCGTGCACGAGGCGATGGACCAGATCGGCGCCCTGGTCGGCCCGCTGATCGTGGCCGGCATGCTCGCGCTGACCGGTGGCGACTACGGGCCGGCGCTCGGTGTGCTCGCCGTACCCGGCCTCGCGGTCCTGGGACTCCTGTTCTGGCTGCGGGCCCGGGTGCCGGATCCGGAAGCCTACGAGCGTGAGGCGACGGCAGCCGACCCACCGGAGATGCGGGGTGGGCGGCTGCCGAGGGCGTTCTGGACGTACGCCGCCTTCACCGCCGCCACCACGACCGGTCTCGCCACCTTCGGTGTCCTCTCCTTCCATCTGGTCGAGCGTCAGCTGCTGTCCGCAGCGTGGGTGCCGGTGCTGTACGCGGCGGCGATGGCGGTGGACGCCGTCGCGGCGCTGGCCACCGGCTGGCTGTACGACCGCCACGGTGCCCGCGTCCTGATCGCCCTGCCGGTGCTGACCGCGGGCGTCGTGACGCTGGGGTTCACCGACACGGTCGCCGTCGCGGTGGCAGGGTCGCTCGTGTGGGGTGCGGCCATGGGGATCCAGGAGTCCACGCTGCGCGCCGTCGTCGCGGACCTGGTGCCGAGCGGTCGGCGGGCGACCGCGTACGGGCTGTTCGCCGGTGTGGTCGGTGTCGCGAGCCTGGCCGGCGGCGCGCTGGTCGGTGGGCTGTACGGCTACTCGATCCCCGTGCTGATCACCGTGGTCGTCACCGTCCAGGCCCTCGCCGTGGTGCTGCTCGCCGCCCTGCGGACCGCCGCCCCGCGGAGGTGA
- a CDS encoding FAD-dependent oxidoreductase — protein MRQRIAVIGGGPGGLTFARVLHRHGHPVAVFERDPAPDARPPGGTLDLHEGLGQLALDKAGLLAEFQALSRPEGQAMRILDTDGTVLRDWRPRPDDRANPEIDRGQLRDMLLGPLDIQWGRGVTQVVPGGRDGVAVHFADGRQETFDLVVGADGAWSRTRSAVSSVKPHYTGVTTVETSLNDVGTRHPDLARLIGDGSLAVYGVNRALVAQRNSGGHVKVYAQFRAPLDWHTDLDLADVEAVRSSLLALLDGWAAPVLDLLRHGTAFVHRPLYVLPVSHTWTHVPGVTLLGDAAHLMPPLGAGANLAMLEGAELGESIATGLGDLDEVVRAFEERMWARAGRWARMTTVGLERLVSPDPAEALALFDQVQPS, from the coding sequence ATGAGGCAACGTATCGCAGTCATCGGAGGCGGCCCTGGCGGCCTTACCTTCGCCCGTGTCCTGCACCGCCATGGCCACCCCGTCGCCGTCTTCGAACGTGATCCGGCTCCCGATGCCCGCCCCCCGGGCGGCACGCTGGACCTGCACGAAGGGCTGGGACAGCTTGCGCTGGACAAGGCAGGGCTGCTGGCGGAGTTCCAGGCGCTGTCTCGCCCCGAGGGGCAGGCCATGCGCATCCTGGACACGGACGGAACCGTTCTGCGTGACTGGCGACCCCGCCCGGACGACCGGGCCAATCCCGAGATCGACCGCGGGCAACTGCGTGACATGCTGCTCGGCCCTCTCGACATCCAGTGGGGGCGGGGTGTGACTCAGGTGGTGCCCGGGGGCCGGGACGGCGTCGCGGTCCATTTCGCTGACGGGCGGCAGGAGACGTTCGACCTCGTGGTCGGTGCGGACGGCGCCTGGTCCCGGACCCGCTCGGCAGTCTCGTCGGTGAAGCCGCACTACACCGGTGTCACCACGGTCGAGACCTCCCTGAACGACGTCGGCACCCGCCACCCTGACCTCGCGCGGTTGATCGGGGACGGTTCCCTCGCGGTGTACGGCGTGAACCGGGCTCTCGTCGCCCAGCGCAACAGCGGCGGCCACGTCAAGGTGTACGCCCAGTTCCGTGCGCCGCTGGACTGGCACACGGACCTGGACCTGGCCGACGTCGAGGCCGTGCGGTCGAGCCTGCTGGCTCTGCTCGACGGCTGGGCCGCTCCCGTCCTCGACCTCCTCCGCCACGGCACCGCTTTCGTCCACCGCCCCCTCTACGTCCTGCCGGTGTCCCACACCTGGACCCACGTCCCCGGGGTGACGCTCCTGGGCGACGCCGCCCATCTGATGCCCCCGCTGGGGGCAGGCGCGAACCTCGCGATGCTGGAGGGCGCTGAACTCGGCGAGTCCATCGCCACCGGCCTTGGAGATCTGGACGAGGTCGTCCGCGCCTTCGAGGAACGGATGTGGGCGCGGGCCGGCAGGTGGGCGAGGATGACGACGGTCGGTCTGGAACGCTTGGTGAGCCCGGACCCCGCCGAAGCCCTCGCCCTTTTCGACCAAGTCCAGCCGTCCTGA
- a CDS encoding TetR/AcrR family transcriptional regulator yields MTVWDRPEPPTRPVPLDRERIVAAAIALADEGGLEAVSLRKVAGRLNAGPMRLYGYISTKEELFDLMVDEVYAEILPEEQPGDWREALRILAHRTRQAALRHEWLADLLGRRPALGPNGLAVTEATLAALDGLTDIDTVMRAVETVSAYFTGAIRREITNLRAERATGLSKHDWQRTHGPHLTRMLATGRFPALAKAVHDGTDMDPETSFATGLDWVLDAVAAKLTRP; encoded by the coding sequence ATGACTGTGTGGGACCGACCGGAGCCGCCGACTCGCCCCGTGCCGCTCGACCGGGAGCGGATCGTGGCCGCCGCCATCGCGCTGGCCGACGAAGGCGGGCTGGAGGCGGTGTCGCTGCGCAAGGTCGCCGGTCGGCTGAATGCCGGCCCGATGCGGCTGTACGGATACATCTCCACCAAGGAGGAGTTGTTCGACCTCATGGTGGACGAGGTCTACGCCGAGATTCTTCCCGAGGAGCAGCCCGGTGACTGGCGGGAGGCGCTGCGCATCCTCGCCCACCGCACCAGGCAGGCCGCTCTCCGCCACGAGTGGCTGGCCGACCTGCTCGGCCGCCGCCCGGCCCTGGGCCCGAACGGCCTCGCCGTGACCGAGGCCACGCTGGCTGCCCTCGACGGCCTCACCGACATCGACACCGTCATGCGAGCCGTGGAGACGGTCAGCGCCTACTTCACCGGCGCCATCAGGCGCGAGATCACGAACCTGCGGGCCGAGCGCGCCACAGGCCTGTCCAAGCACGACTGGCAGCGCACCCACGGCCCGCATCTGACAAGAATGCTGGCCACGGGCCGCTTCCCGGCACTGGCCAAGGCCGTCCATGACGGCACGGACATGGACCCCGAAACATCCTTCGCGACCGGCCTGGACTGGGTACTCGACGCCGTGGCCGCCAAACTCACCCGGCCGTAG
- a CDS encoding YkvA family protein, translating into MWWDILLAIAAGLLATWLALMITLLLIRPNGALLTEAIRLLPDLIRLLRRLAADKTLPRGVRIRLGALMVYLALPIDLIPDFLPVIGYADDAIIVAFTLRSVVRRAGIDAVRAHWPGTDDGFTALARLTGLLRAGDTSTTG; encoded by the coding sequence ATGTGGTGGGACATACTCCTCGCGATCGCCGCCGGCCTGCTGGCCACCTGGCTCGCCCTGATGATCACCCTGCTCCTCATCCGGCCCAACGGCGCCCTTCTCACCGAGGCGATTCGGCTCCTTCCGGACCTGATCCGCCTGCTGCGCCGCCTGGCCGCCGACAAGACCCTGCCCCGCGGCGTACGGATCCGCCTCGGCGCGCTGATGGTCTATCTGGCCCTGCCCATCGACCTCATCCCCGACTTCCTCCCCGTCATCGGCTACGCCGACGACGCCATCATTGTCGCCTTCACTCTGCGCTCCGTCGTACGCCGAGCCGGCATCGACGCAGTACGCGCCCACTGGCCCGGCACCGACGACGGCTTCACCGCCCTGGCGCGCCTGACCGGACTCCTCCGCGCGGGTGACACCTCCACGACCGGCTGA
- a CDS encoding Chromate resistance protein ChrB: MEEIERPYDGCEIACSEYVGCRGSSRHDLAGASARGRAGCGGCGRRSHHRLADDWEVSGATDPMTRPKLGPWLRDERGAYDGLVAAAVDRLGRNVVDCLNTGYKMRDEGKLLVTYGHEDTGTSTTRTTRTASRWKPGARRWSCVPSSGATATRRRRYALPAVRRASRRTASSTSAPCRTAGSSASSCTRTRLRSCDAPAATRVRVWRKLRSLGALYLQQSVCLLPDRAPVVRQVARLLTSVRADGGTARHLAVAIVDEAEYAQLVAEFNAERDTEYGEVVERAPELLAELEKETARGNATYAEVEESEADLERFDKWLAKIAARDYFGAPGGIAAREAVERCRRALAAFEDAAIAAQAGIHPTHQADTGALPASATLRAVE, from the coding sequence ATGGAAGAGATCGAGCGGCCGTACGACGGCTGCGAAATTGCCTGCTCGGAGTACGTCGGTTGTCGCGGGTCAAGCCGCCACGACCTCGCCGGAGCGTCAGCGCGAGGACGTGCTGGCTGCGGCGGCTGCGGTCGGCGGTCACATCATCGACTGGCGGACGACTGGGAGGTGTCCGGCGCCACCGACCCGATGACCCGTCCGAAGCTCGGCCCGTGGCTCCGCGACGAGCGGGGCGCATACGACGGGCTGGTCGCCGCAGCGGTCGACCGGCTCGGCCGCAACGTGGTCGACTGTCTCAACACCGGCTACAAGATGCGCGACGAGGGCAAGCTCCTCGTCACCTACGGGCACGAGGACACTGGAACCTCGACGACCCGAACGACGAGAACCGCTTCACGATGGAAGCCTGGGGCGCGCAGATGGAGCTGCGTGCCATCCAGCGGCGCAACCGCGACGCGACGAAGAAGATACGCGCTGCCGGCCGTCCGAAGGGCAAGCCGTCGTACGGCTTCCAGTACGTCCGCACCGTGCCGAACGGCCGGGTCGAGCGCGTCGAGCTGCACCCGCACGCGGCTGAGGTCCTGCGACGCGCCGGCGGCGACCCGTGTACGGGTGTGGCGGAAGCTGCGCTCGCTAGGCGCGCTGTACCTGCAGCAGTCGGTGTGCCTGCTCCCCGACCGTGCGCCGGTGGTCCGCCAGGTAGCGCGACTGCTGACCTCCGTCCGGGCCGACGGGGGCACCGCCCGGCACCTCGCCGTGGCCATCGTGGACGAGGCCGAGTACGCGCAGCTGGTCGCGGAGTTCAACGCCGAGCGTGACACCGAGTACGGCGAAGTCGTTGAACGCGCCCCCGAACTCCTCGCCGAGTTGGAGAAGGAGACCGCCCGGGGCAACGCCACCTACGCGGAGGTCGAGGAGTCCGAGGCGGACCTGGAACGGTTCGACAAGTGGCTAGCGAAGATCGCCGCCCGCGACTACTTCGGCGCCCCCGGTGGCATCGCGGCGCGCGAAGCGGTCGAGCGGTGCCGTAGGGCGCTGGCCGCGTTCGAGGACGCCGCCATCGCCGCGCAGGCCGGCATTCACCCCACCCACCAGGCCGACACCGGCGCGCTGCCCGCATCGGCGACGCTGCGCGCCGTCGAATAG
- a CDS encoding secondary thiamine-phosphate synthase enzyme YjbQ: MSFTSTLLTVTTGSSETVTDLTRDCEQFLADTASGRDGLLHLFVPHATAGLALLETGSGSDTDLLTALHHLLPADNRWQHRHGSPGHGRDHVLPALVPPHATVPVLAGRMELGTWQSICLVDTNVDNPSRQVRLSFLG, encoded by the coding sequence ATGTCCTTCACCAGCACCCTCCTCACCGTCACCACCGGCTCGTCCGAGACGGTCACCGACCTCACCCGCGACTGCGAACAGTTCCTCGCCGACACCGCCTCCGGCCGCGACGGCCTCCTCCACCTCTTCGTCCCCCACGCCACCGCCGGCCTGGCCCTCCTCGAAACCGGCTCCGGCAGCGACACCGACCTCCTGACCGCCCTTCACCACCTCCTCCCCGCCGACAACCGCTGGCAACACCGCCACGGCTCCCCGGGCCACGGCCGCGACCACGTCCTCCCGGCCCTGGTGCCGCCCCACGCGACGGTCCCGGTCCTGGCGGGCCGCATGGAACTGGGCACCTGGCAGTCGATCTGCCTGGTGGACACCAATGTCGACAATCCCAGCCGTCAGGTGCGGTTGAGCTTCCTGGGCTGA
- a CDS encoding putative leader peptide: MLRTALLTTRGHIDLLRVASAACSRRGR, from the coding sequence ATGTTGCGTACAGCACTGCTCACCACGCGCGGTCACATCGACCTGCTGCGGGTGGCCTCCGCCGCGTGTTCCCGCCGCGGCCGCTGA
- a CDS encoding ABC transporter permease, with product MTLGHAPAHSPPDISAISELESLVSDRRARRLPRPPRWLRRAVGPVLLLVLWQVLSATGVLSGDVLASPGTVARAGGELVRDGTLPHAMLVSLQRVAVGLLIGGAAGVSLALMSGLSRLGEDLVDASVQMLRTVPWVGLIPLFIIWLGIGEAPKVALIALGVAFHLYLNVYAGIRGVDAQLVEAGGSLGLGRWGLIRHVVLPGALPGAMTGLRYSLATAWLALVFGESVNADAGIGFLMNQAREFFRTDVIVVCLVVYALLGLLADALVRSLERLLLQWRPTFTGQ from the coding sequence ATGACCCTCGGGCATGCACCGGCGCATTCTCCGCCGGATATTTCCGCTATTTCAGAGCTTGAATCGCTCGTCTCCGACCGGCGCGCCCGCCGGCTGCCGCGCCCGCCGCGCTGGCTGCGGCGCGCCGTCGGGCCCGTGCTTCTCCTCGTCCTCTGGCAGGTGTTGAGCGCCACCGGCGTGCTGAGCGGTGACGTGCTCGCGTCGCCCGGGACGGTAGCGCGGGCCGGCGGCGAGCTGGTGCGGGACGGGACGCTGCCGCACGCGATGCTGGTCTCCCTGCAGCGGGTCGCCGTGGGGCTGCTGATCGGCGGGGCGGCCGGGGTGTCCCTCGCGCTGATGTCCGGGCTCTCGCGGCTCGGCGAGGACCTGGTGGACGCGAGCGTGCAGATGCTGCGCACCGTGCCGTGGGTGGGGCTGATCCCGCTGTTCATCATCTGGCTCGGGATCGGCGAGGCCCCCAAGGTCGCGCTGATCGCGCTCGGCGTCGCCTTCCATCTCTACCTCAACGTGTACGCGGGGATCCGGGGCGTCGACGCCCAACTCGTCGAGGCGGGCGGGTCCTTGGGGCTCGGGCGCTGGGGGCTGATCCGGCACGTGGTGCTGCCCGGAGCGCTGCCGGGGGCCATGACCGGGCTGCGCTACTCGCTCGCCACGGCCTGGCTGGCCCTGGTCTTCGGCGAGTCCGTGAACGCCGACGCCGGCATCGGCTTCCTGATGAACCAGGCCCGCGAGTTCTTCCGCACCGACGTCATCGTCGTCTGCCTCGTCGTCTACGCCCTCCTCGGCCTCCTCGCCGACGCCCTCGTCCGCTCGCTCGAAAGGCTGCTGCTGCAATGGCGACCGACCTTCACCGGACAGTGA
- a CDS encoding ABC transporter ATP-binding protein, whose product MATDLHRTVTVRGLTRSFDGRAVVDGLDLTLRAGQFTALLGHSGCGKSTLLRVLAGLDREISGTVLVPKRRAVAFQAPRLMPWKRVWRNVLLGLPGRPDRERAERALAEVGLGHRSGAWPKTLSGGEAQRASLARALVREPDLLLLDEPFGALDALTRIKAQRLVGELWRRRGCTVLLVTHDVDEALLLADRALVMRDGVIAYDTPVALDRPRDPADPGFAALRARLLSELGVHDAPDTLRDAPATAETPAPPVPQTV is encoded by the coding sequence ATGGCGACCGACCTTCACCGGACAGTGACCGTCCGCGGCCTGACCCGCTCCTTCGACGGGCGGGCCGTCGTCGACGGACTCGATCTCACCCTGCGCGCGGGCCAGTTCACCGCTCTCCTCGGCCACAGCGGCTGCGGCAAGTCGACCCTGCTGCGCGTCCTCGCCGGCCTCGACCGGGAGATCAGCGGCACCGTGCTCGTGCCGAAGCGGCGGGCCGTCGCCTTCCAGGCGCCGCGGCTGATGCCGTGGAAGCGGGTCTGGCGCAATGTGCTCCTCGGGCTGCCCGGCCGCCCGGACCGCGAGCGCGCCGAACGGGCCCTCGCCGAGGTCGGCCTCGGACACCGGTCCGGCGCCTGGCCGAAGACGCTGTCCGGCGGCGAGGCCCAACGCGCCTCGCTCGCCCGTGCGTTGGTACGGGAACCCGATCTGCTGCTGCTCGACGAGCCGTTCGGCGCGCTCGACGCGCTGACCCGGATCAAGGCCCAGCGTCTGGTGGGCGAGTTGTGGCGGCGACGCGGCTGCACGGTGCTGCTCGTGACCCACGACGTCGACGAGGCGCTGCTGCTCGCCGACCGGGCGCTGGTGATGCGGGACGGTGTCATCGCCTACGACACCCCGGTCGCCCTCGACCGGCCCCGCGACCCCGCCGACCCCGGCTTCGCCGCCCTCCGCGCCCGGCTGCTCTCCGAACTCGGCGTCCACGACGCCCCGGACACCCTCCGGGACGCCCCCGCGACCGCGGAGACCCCCGCCCCGCCCGTACCCCAGACCGTCTGA
- a CDS encoding ABC transporter substrate-binding protein, with protein MGDQKGGAEAVLRAAGELDHLPYRVTWSTFTSGPPLLEAINAKAVDFGGVGNTPPVFAAGAGSKITVVAATHGDPAGEAILVPRDSPLRSAADLKGRSIAVAQGSSAHFQLIASLAKAGLRLSDVQVKLLQPADALAAFTSGKVDAWAVWDPYTSQVLESGRGRVLTDGRGVVNGLGFQVAAPAALADAKKAAAIGDFVERLRRAQDWVYRHPEAWAKVWSKETGLPYEVALASVKRSNGTRIAVALDPAAVASEQKIADTFAELRMIPRKFRFADFVDTRFDKNLPPSTTPARSYGMDSSR; from the coding sequence GTGGGCGACCAGAAGGGCGGCGCCGAGGCCGTGCTGCGCGCGGCCGGGGAGCTCGACCACCTGCCGTACCGCGTCACCTGGTCGACCTTCACCTCGGGACCGCCACTCCTCGAAGCGATCAACGCGAAAGCCGTCGACTTCGGCGGCGTCGGCAACACCCCGCCCGTCTTCGCGGCCGGCGCCGGCTCGAAGATCACCGTGGTGGCGGCCACCCACGGCGATCCGGCCGGCGAGGCCATCCTCGTCCCGCGTGACTCGCCGCTGCGCTCCGCGGCCGACCTCAAGGGCCGTTCGATCGCCGTCGCGCAGGGCAGCTCCGCGCACTTCCAGCTGATCGCCTCGCTTGCGAAGGCCGGGCTCCGGCTCTCCGACGTCCAGGTGAAGCTGCTCCAACCGGCCGACGCGCTCGCCGCGTTCACCAGCGGCAAGGTCGACGCGTGGGCGGTCTGGGACCCGTACACCTCACAGGTCCTGGAGAGCGGCAGGGGCCGGGTGCTCACCGACGGGCGCGGGGTGGTCAACGGGCTCGGCTTCCAGGTGGCAGCGCCCGCCGCGCTCGCCGACGCGAAGAAGGCGGCGGCGATCGGCGACTTCGTCGAGCGGCTGCGGCGCGCGCAGGACTGGGTGTACCGGCATCCGGAGGCGTGGGCGAAGGTCTGGTCGAAGGAGACCGGCCTGCCGTACGAGGTGGCGCTCGCCTCGGTGAAGCGCAGCAACGGCACCCGGATCGCGGTCGCGCTCGACCCGGCGGCCGTCGCCTCCGAGCAGAAGATCGCCGACACCTTCGCCGAACTCCGGATGATTCCACGGAAGTTCCGCTTCGCGGACTTCGTCGACACCCGCTTCGACAAGAACCTGCCGCCGTCCACCACCCCGGCGCGCTCCTACGGAATGGACTCCTCCCGATGA